Proteins found in one Acomys russatus chromosome 31, mAcoRus1.1, whole genome shotgun sequence genomic segment:
- the Actr6 gene encoding actin-related protein 6 isoform X1 → MTTLVLDNGAYNAKIGYSHDNVSVIPNCQFRSKTARLKTFTANQIDEIKDPSGLFYILPFQKGYLVNWDVQRQVWDYLFGKEMYQVDFLDTNIIITEPYFNFTSIQESMNEILFEEYQFQAVLRVNAGALSAHRYFRDNPSELCCIIVDSGYSFTHIVPYCRSKKKKEAIIRINVGGKLLTNHLKEIISYRQLHVMDETHVINQVKEDVCYVSQDFYRDMDIAKLKGEDNTVMVDYVLPDFSTIKKGFCKPREEMVLSGKYKSGEQILRLANERFAVPEILFNPSDIGIQEMGIPEAIVYSIQNLPEEMQPHFFKNIVLTGGNSLFPGFRDRVYSEVRCLTPTDYDVSVVLPENPITYSWEGGKLISENDDFEDMVVTREDYEENGHSVCEEKFDI, encoded by the exons ATGACGACCTTAGTGCTGGATAACGGAGCCTACAACGCCAAAATCGGTTACAGCCATGACAACGTCTC GGTTATTCCCAATTGTCAGTTCAGATCAAAAACGGCTCGTCTTAAAACATTTACTGCTAACCAGATTGATGAGATAAAAGACCCTTCAGGACTCTTTTacattcttcctttccaaaag ggcTACTTGGTGAATTGGGATGTCCAACGGCAAGTTTGGGATTATCTTTTTGGAAAAGAAATGTATCAG GTCGATTTCTTAGATACTAATATTATTATAACAGAACCATACTTCAACTTCACTTCAATTCAAGAATCAATGAATGAAATTCTATTTGAAGAATATCAGTTCCAAGCAGTATTAAGAGTAAATG CTGGTGCTCTTAGTGCACACAGGTATTTCCGAGATAATCCTTCCGAATTATGCTGCATCATTGTAGATAGTGGCTATTCCTTCACACACATAGTTCCCTActgcagaagcaaaaagaaaaaagaagccattatTCG GATAAATGTGGGCGGAAAACTCCTAACAAACCATCTGAAAGAGATCATATCCTACAG GCAGCTGCATGTTATGGATGAGACCCACGTGATTAATCAAGTGAAGGAAGACGTATGCTACGTGTCTCAGGATTTCTACAGAGACATGGATATTGCCAA GTTAAAAGGGGAAGACAATACAGTGATGGTTGACTACGTTTTGCCTGACTTCAGTACAATTAAAAAGGGCTTTTGTAAG CCAAGAGAAGAGATGGTGCTGAGTGGAAAGTACAAGTCTGGGGAGCAGATTCTTCGCCTGGCCAACGAGAGGTTTGCCGTTCCAGAAATACTCTTTAACCCCTCTGACATTGGCATTCAGGAGATGGGGATCCCGGAAGCCATCGTCTATTCAATTCAGAACCTACCAGAAG aaatgcagCCACATTTTTTTAAGAACATTGTTTTGACGGGAGGGAATTCACTTTTCCCAGGATTCAGAGATCGGGTTTACTCAGAAGTTCGGTGTTTGACGCCAACAGATTATGACGTTTCCGTTGTGTTGCCCGAAAA CCCTATTACTTACTCCTGGGAAGGTGGAAAGTTGATATCTGAAAACGATGACTTTGAAGACATGGTGGTGACAAGAGAAGATTATGAAGAAAATGGACATAGTGTCTGTGAAGAGAAATTTGACATTTAA
- the Actr6 gene encoding actin-related protein 6 isoform X2 produces MNEILFEEYQFQAVLRVNAGALSAHRYFRDNPSELCCIIVDSGYSFTHIVPYCRSKKKKEAIIRINVGGKLLTNHLKEIISYRQLHVMDETHVINQVKEDVCYVSQDFYRDMDIAKLKGEDNTVMVDYVLPDFSTIKKGFCKPREEMVLSGKYKSGEQILRLANERFAVPEILFNPSDIGIQEMGIPEAIVYSIQNLPEEMQPHFFKNIVLTGGNSLFPGFRDRVYSEVRCLTPTDYDVSVVLPENPITYSWEGGKLISENDDFEDMVVTREDYEENGHSVCEEKFDI; encoded by the exons ATGAATGAAATTCTATTTGAAGAATATCAGTTCCAAGCAGTATTAAGAGTAAATG CTGGTGCTCTTAGTGCACACAGGTATTTCCGAGATAATCCTTCCGAATTATGCTGCATCATTGTAGATAGTGGCTATTCCTTCACACACATAGTTCCCTActgcagaagcaaaaagaaaaaagaagccattatTCG GATAAATGTGGGCGGAAAACTCCTAACAAACCATCTGAAAGAGATCATATCCTACAG GCAGCTGCATGTTATGGATGAGACCCACGTGATTAATCAAGTGAAGGAAGACGTATGCTACGTGTCTCAGGATTTCTACAGAGACATGGATATTGCCAA GTTAAAAGGGGAAGACAATACAGTGATGGTTGACTACGTTTTGCCTGACTTCAGTACAATTAAAAAGGGCTTTTGTAAG CCAAGAGAAGAGATGGTGCTGAGTGGAAAGTACAAGTCTGGGGAGCAGATTCTTCGCCTGGCCAACGAGAGGTTTGCCGTTCCAGAAATACTCTTTAACCCCTCTGACATTGGCATTCAGGAGATGGGGATCCCGGAAGCCATCGTCTATTCAATTCAGAACCTACCAGAAG aaatgcagCCACATTTTTTTAAGAACATTGTTTTGACGGGAGGGAATTCACTTTTCCCAGGATTCAGAGATCGGGTTTACTCAGAAGTTCGGTGTTTGACGCCAACAGATTATGACGTTTCCGTTGTGTTGCCCGAAAA CCCTATTACTTACTCCTGGGAAGGTGGAAAGTTGATATCTGAAAACGATGACTTTGAAGACATGGTGGTGACAAGAGAAGATTATGAAGAAAATGGACATAGTGTCTGTGAAGAGAAATTTGACATTTAA